The following proteins are co-located in the Gossypium hirsutum isolate 1008001.06 chromosome A02, Gossypium_hirsutum_v2.1, whole genome shotgun sequence genome:
- the LOC107936522 gene encoding probable ubiquitin-conjugating enzyme E2 16, whose protein sequence is MSSSSASSRKALSKIACNRLQKELVEWQSNPPSGFKHKVTDNLQRWVIEVNGAPGTLYANETYQLQVDFPEHYPMEAPQVIFLHPAPLHPHIYSNGHICLDILYDSWSPAMTVSSICISILSMLSSATAKQCPEDNDRYVKNCRNGRSPKQTRWWFHDDKV, encoded by the exons ATGAGCAGCTCATCTGCATCCTCTCGCAAG GCGCTGAGTAAAATTGCCTGTAATCGGCTGCAAAAAGAGCTTGTAGAATGGCAGTCCAACCCTCCTTCTGGTTTCAAACATAAAGTCACAGATAACCTTCAAAG ATGGGTAATTGAAGTAAATGGAGCTCCGGGTACTTTATATGCCAATGAAACTTATCAGCTTCAAGTTGATTTCCCTGAACATTACCCCATGGAAGCACCCCAG GTTATTTTTCTTCATCCAGCACCTCTTCATCCACATATTTATAGCAATGGACATATTTGTTTAG atatattgtatgattcaTGGTCACCTGCTATGACTGTTAGTTCTATCTGTATCAGCATTCTCTCCATGCTATCGAGCGCGACTGCCAAG CAATGTCCCGAAGACAATGACAGGTACGTAAAGAACTGTAGGAATGGCCGATCTCCGAAGCAGACACGGTGGTGGTTCCATGATGATAAAGTTTAA